Part of the Flagellimonas eckloniae genome, TGATATCTTCTCTTTACTTCGATACTTCAGATGTTTTATGGATTGGAACCGAGGACGGTTTGGATAAATACGATCCTTATGAAAATCAATTTAAGTTAAACAAGGGTATTTCAGAACATATTGACAATCAAGCACCCGGAATTAGAGGGTTTTCCAAGACTTTTGATGAAAAACTTATAGTTGCAACACGGCATAATGGCCTGTTCCTTTTTGATGATGACTTAATCACCCCGCTTTACAACAGAACTTCAGATATAGCCAGTATCTATTCCACAGATGGAAAGATCTTTTATTGTGGTCTATGGAATGGCAAAGTATTGGTATATAATTATGTGACCAAGGAAACTGATATCATAGATGTTGGTTTTAAATCTTCGCCTGTTTTGACCTTTAAAAGTATAGACCAAAATAGAATGGCGATTGGTTCATTTGGAGAGGGAGCAATACTATTGCACAAGAAAAGCCTAAGGCCTATTCTCATTACAAGCAAAATAGCAGAAGGAAGTTCTATAAATAAAATTGCTTTTGACAAGGAAAATAAAAAATTATGGTTTGCAACGGAAGATGGTGTGGTCACATATGATATTTCTACCCAGAGTACAATAATCTACCAATCCAATACTGAGGATAAAGAATCGCTGCCACACAATAATGTCAGTGATGTACTAATAGATGCCGATAATAAAGTTTGGGCTGCTACTCGGATGGGCCTAAGCACCTTCAAACCAGAATTGAACAATTTTGTCGCCATAAAAGAACCCAAAGAACTTATAGGGAAATGGATTACCGATATGGTAATGGATACTAATGGAAACCTTTGGCTGAACATGAATAACAGTATTGGTCGATTAAAGCCTAGCAGCGGGGCCCTTAATATTTATCATGTTAAAAGTGGAAATAGGTTAGATGTTTTCAGCTCAAGTGGTTTTTATCACATAGCAGGTTCCAAGATATTTCTAGGAGGTAAAAACGGTGTTATCCATTTTTCACCCTACACCATAAAAGAAAATCAATGGTCTCCAAAACCTTTTATCTCTGAATTTAAAGTCCAAAATAAAACGGTATACCCAGCAATGGAAATCAATGGACAAACTGTTTTGGACAAAGATTTAAATTTTCAAAGAGAGGTCACACTCAAATATAACAACCGCAATTTTTCGATCCAGTTCTCAAATCCTTCCTATTCAAATGAGCGATTGAACCAATTTGAATATATGCTGGAAGGTTTTGATGAAAATTGGATTTCGGCCAATAATAGTTCAAGAACCGTACAATACACCAATTTATATCCAGACAACTATACATTTAAGGTCCGCTCCAGTAACAGTAATGGGTATTGGGGGGAGACAGCAAGTTTCGATATTAGAGTTTTGCCACCTTTTTGGTTTACTTACAAAGCATTTTTCCTGTTTATATTGATAATAGCCCTTCTCATATTTCTTGGTAAAAAAGAATTAAAAAATAGGATGAAGCTAAAGCAAGCTTTGCTGCTTGAAAAACTGAAACAAGAACGAAATGAAAAACTGAACAATGAGAAGTTTAGATTTTTCACCAACATCTCACATGAATTAAGAACTCCTTTGACCTTAATTTTAGGTCCAGCAAAGGACCTGTTGAAACAAGCAGGTAAAACCCAGAACGAGTATCAGGAAACAAGAGCCAAATTGATCCATCACAATGCCAACAGGCTATTGAACCTGGTTACCCAAATACTGGATTTTAGAAAAGCACAAACGGGCGAACTACAATTGAAAGTATCAAAAATTGATATTTTGGAACAATCAAAAAGTATTTTTGAATCCTTTAAGGAACTCGCTAAAAACAAGAATATTTCTTTTAATTTCAACTGTGAAAACGAAACTATTTCAGGTTGGATTGATAAAGACAAACTGGACAAAATTCTATACAATTTATTATCCAATGCCTTGAAGTTTTCCAACAATCATGGCAACGTAGATTTGTTTTTAGGGTTGAGTGATGATATGGCTGAACATTTGATCATTGAGGTAAGTGATGATGGAATAGGTATTCCCGAAGCCAGTCAAAAGAATATTTTTTCCAGATTCTATCAAGCTAGAAACAGTAAAGAAAGTACGACCGGTTCAGGAATAGGTCTATCCTTGGTAAAATCTTTGGTTGAATTGCATAAGGGAAGCATAGCTTTTAAAAGTAAGTCGGGAGAAGGAACCATATTCACCATAAAAGTTCCCATTAGTCGCAAATTCTATGAGGATTTTGAAATCAATGAGCTATTGCCATATCAAATCACCAAAGAAGTACAAGTGGTAAAACCGAAGAAAAAGATACTTAATTCTGTCAATTTAAAGCAAAAAATTGTGGTGATAGAAGATAATACCGAGCTTCGAAATTATCTTATAGACTACTTATCGGATTATTACAAGGTTTATAGTGCAGAAAATGGAAAAGAAGGTCTTAGCCTCTGTAAACAGATCAAACCCATAATATGTGTTGCAGATGTAATGATGCCCGTTATGGACGGTTTGGAGTTTTGTGCCGCACTTAAAAGTGATGAATTTATTAGCCATATACCCGTAATCCTTTTGACAGCACTTTCGGAAAATGAAGATAAGGTAAAAGGATTTAATGTTGGGGCAGATGGTTACTTAGTCAAACCATTTGATCCATCACTATTAAGAACCAGGATAGTAAATATCATCAATACCAGAATGGGATTAAAATCCAAATTTTCTGTGGAAGCCGAAAGTGAAATAAGTCTTCTTACGCATTCTCCAATTGATGAGAAATTTATGCAAAAAGTTACCCAGCTCATCGATAAAAATCTAAAAGAAACGGACCTGACAACGGCATTTCTATGTGCAGAATTAGGTATGAGTTCCTCTAAATTATATCGAAAAATTAAAGAGCTGACGGATTTAGCCCCCAACGAATTTATTCGTACCGTACGTTTGAAGAAATCAGCAATTCTTTTAAAGACCAAAAAGTATAATGTTTCAGAAGTAACTACCCTTGTTGGTTTTAATGATCCTTTATATTTTAGTAGATGTTTTAAAAGACAATTTGGATATCCACCAAGTAAACTTATAAAAGATGAAGTAAGAGTGGATATTATATAAGTCATTTCATATAAAAATCAATCCATGCTTTTGGCAAAATACTCCATATAAGCTCTTACAGGAAATTATAATTTTATCTATGAGTAATTGACCTATATGTTTTAAAATAACATACCATTAAATTAAAATTCTATGAAGAATTCTTCCAAAGCAACAGACAAAAACCCAATGGATCAAGTTGATGATTGGGAAAATAGTTTATTGGAAAGATATCCTGATCCTGATGCCACGGCAAAGGAGAAAGAAGAATTCAGAAACTATGTCGATTCTGAAAGGGTTGAAGGGGTAAAAGAATTCTACCGTTTAAACCATACCTTCCAAACATATGACTTTGTTTGCGAAAAGGAGAAAG contains:
- a CDS encoding hybrid sensor histidine kinase/response regulator transcription factor, whose protein sequence is MLFKLCFAIKKQVCLLLFISGITFLYAQNIKFEHYNDNSGLSHNSVRHIVQDNNGFLWLGTFSGLNRFDGYEFKSYLSSFSNENSLNDDDITALEFDSDSNNLWIGTRNGLTKLDIETHNFDTFLPEKNNPNSITDHEIRSVLVDKMKSVWVGTKTQGLFRFYPESKKFKKIPLEGFEYIKEIFEDKKGNIWIGSYEKRSIAKLNFDNYGKIDQTITYSLSIPFSNEKNPYINFIYEDHKSDIFVGTRSGLYKLDKENDVFENLYIDDSYTRDQVGPYFVSIARSPEGRYWLGTLGGLLVCDQLEDIAKGKFEWHYTILSDDTSLVDNLISSLYFDTSDVLWIGTEDGLDKYDPYENQFKLNKGISEHIDNQAPGIRGFSKTFDEKLIVATRHNGLFLFDDDLITPLYNRTSDIASIYSTDGKIFYCGLWNGKVLVYNYVTKETDIIDVGFKSSPVLTFKSIDQNRMAIGSFGEGAILLHKKSLRPILITSKIAEGSSINKIAFDKENKKLWFATEDGVVTYDISTQSTIIYQSNTEDKESLPHNNVSDVLIDADNKVWAATRMGLSTFKPELNNFVAIKEPKELIGKWITDMVMDTNGNLWLNMNNSIGRLKPSSGALNIYHVKSGNRLDVFSSSGFYHIAGSKIFLGGKNGVIHFSPYTIKENQWSPKPFISEFKVQNKTVYPAMEINGQTVLDKDLNFQREVTLKYNNRNFSIQFSNPSYSNERLNQFEYMLEGFDENWISANNSSRTVQYTNLYPDNYTFKVRSSNSNGYWGETASFDIRVLPPFWFTYKAFFLFILIIALLIFLGKKELKNRMKLKQALLLEKLKQERNEKLNNEKFRFFTNISHELRTPLTLILGPAKDLLKQAGKTQNEYQETRAKLIHHNANRLLNLVTQILDFRKAQTGELQLKVSKIDILEQSKSIFESFKELAKNKNISFNFNCENETISGWIDKDKLDKILYNLLSNALKFSNNHGNVDLFLGLSDDMAEHLIIEVSDDGIGIPEASQKNIFSRFYQARNSKESTTGSGIGLSLVKSLVELHKGSIAFKSKSGEGTIFTIKVPISRKFYEDFEINELLPYQITKEVQVVKPKKKILNSVNLKQKIVVIEDNTELRNYLIDYLSDYYKVYSAENGKEGLSLCKQIKPIICVADVMMPVMDGLEFCAALKSDEFISHIPVILLTALSENEDKVKGFNVGADGYLVKPFDPSLLRTRIVNIINTRMGLKSKFSVEAESEISLLTHSPIDEKFMQKVTQLIDKNLKETDLTTAFLCAELGMSSSKLYRKIKELTDLAPNEFIRTVRLKKSAILLKTKKYNVSEVTTLVGFNDPLYFSRCFKRQFGYPPSKLIKDEVRVDII